From the Brevibacillus choshinensis genome, one window contains:
- a CDS encoding thiol-disulfide oxidoreductase DCC family protein, whose amino-acid sequence MNSSKQPVRPASILLFDGVCHLCHGAVQFILQRDPIGRIHFASLQSEKGQELLSAYRYEGNLQSVVLIEDGELYTKSDAVLRVGRKLSGAWPALSLIGMAFPRGLRDVVYNWIARNRYRWLGQSEQCMLPTPDIRSRFLE is encoded by the coding sequence ATGAATTCATCCAAACAGCCAGTCCGACCCGCATCGATATTACTTTTTGATGGCGTCTGTCATTTGTGCCACGGTGCCGTTCAATTTATATTGCAGCGTGATCCTATTGGCCGCATTCATTTTGCCTCTTTGCAATCCGAAAAAGGGCAGGAGCTCTTGTCTGCTTATCGGTACGAAGGCAATCTACAGTCTGTTGTCTTGATTGAGGACGGAGAGCTCTATACAAAATCCGATGCAGTCCTGCGTGTGGGACGAAAGCTCAGCGGAGCATGGCCAGCGCTATCGTTGATTGGAATGGCATTCCCCCGAGGACTTCGTGATGTAGTGTATAATTGGATCGCACGGAATCGCTATCGGTGGTTAGGCCAATCCGAGCAATGCATGTTGCCAACTCCCGACATCAGATCCCGCTTTTTAGAATAA
- a CDS encoding class I SAM-dependent methyltransferase, with protein sequence MAEEWFERSFREDYVLVYRHRDDSAADSEVANLLARLPIKDTGRVLDLCCGSGRHSRALARRGYEVVGVDLSPVLLQLAEEHNDYSHLSFTRCDMRTIPFQNEFDIVVNLFTSFGYFSTDEENAKVVRNMAQALKPGGEVVIDYLSPVFVKENLVPESTKEAEGMLIHEKRWIEDGFVKKRISITDDQSSEPREYMEQVRLFTVEQMISMLEQAGFIQIQVFGNYQFEPYVAAESPRMIFYAIKQ encoded by the coding sequence ATGGCAGAAGAATGGTTTGAACGCAGCTTTCGCGAAGATTACGTGCTGGTGTACCGGCATCGTGACGATTCGGCGGCCGATTCAGAGGTTGCCAATCTGCTGGCACGATTGCCGATCAAGGACACGGGGCGCGTGCTCGATCTTTGCTGCGGGAGCGGGCGTCATTCCCGTGCGCTGGCTCGCCGGGGGTACGAGGTGGTTGGTGTGGATCTGTCGCCTGTTCTCCTGCAGCTGGCAGAGGAACACAACGACTATTCACATCTAAGTTTTACCCGCTGTGACATGCGCACGATCCCGTTTCAGAATGAATTTGACATTGTCGTCAATCTGTTTACCAGCTTTGGTTATTTTTCTACGGATGAGGAAAATGCAAAAGTGGTGCGGAATATGGCCCAAGCGCTGAAGCCAGGTGGAGAAGTCGTCATCGATTATCTGAGTCCTGTCTTCGTAAAAGAAAATCTCGTGCCAGAGTCTACCAAGGAAGCAGAAGGCATGTTGATTCACGAAAAGCGCTGGATAGAAGACGGATTCGTAAAAAAGCGGATTTCGATCACCGATGATCAGTCGAGCGAACCGCGTGAGTATATGGAGCAAGTGCGATTGTTTACCGTCGAGCAAATGATATCCATGTTGGAGCAAGCAGGTTTTATACAAATCCAAGTGTTTGGAAACTACCAGTTTGAGCCGTATGTGGCCGCAGAATCTCCACGAATGATTTTCTACGCGATCAAGCAATAA
- a CDS encoding sigma-70 family RNA polymerase sigma factor yields MNLEQLVAEAQRGSDDAFYQLLNMHKEKLYKVAYAFLRNETDALEAIQEATCRAYLKLSQIKQPEYVSTWLTRIVIHVCMDEQKHKKRWVLHPSHLDAQPEKEPTFSDQSATRLHLEDALERLTPLHRHVIILKYFEDLTIREIATVLGHPEGTIKTWLHKALGALRQDLGKEW; encoded by the coding sequence GTGAATCTGGAACAGCTGGTAGCAGAGGCGCAGAGAGGAAGCGACGATGCCTTTTACCAATTACTCAATATGCACAAGGAAAAACTGTATAAAGTGGCGTATGCGTTCCTGCGAAATGAAACAGACGCACTCGAAGCCATTCAGGAAGCAACCTGCAGAGCCTATCTCAAGCTCTCTCAAATCAAGCAACCGGAGTATGTCTCCACTTGGCTGACACGCATCGTGATTCATGTATGCATGGATGAACAGAAGCACAAAAAACGCTGGGTCCTGCATCCATCCCATTTGGACGCCCAGCCTGAGAAAGAACCTACCTTCTCGGATCAGTCAGCTACCCGTCTCCATCTAGAAGATGCTCTCGAAAGGCTTACTCCCCTTCATCGACATGTCATTATCCTGAAATATTTTGAGGATCTGACCATTCGGGAAATTGCTACGGTACTCGGACATCCTGAGGGAACGATCAAAACCTGGCTTCACAAGGCACTGGGAGCACTTCGGCAAGACTTGGGAAAGGAGTGGTGA
- the uvsE gene encoding UV DNA damage repair endonuclease UvsE: MIRLGYACISVKTKNNPNKKTTVAQLNKLEPQARLKKLRQILQTNFFNLMDLLAYNVENHIFLYRIPSEFVPLATHTVAENWDWAKEFAWDFQKAGEFIRRKGIRMTAHPGHFSILNSEKPAIVQSAITDFSYHARVFDLLGLDDNSVLVTHIGGGIDDKAAALDRFATHFEQLPDSVKRRLVVENDDTSFTMVEALELCERIGIPMVLDIHHHHCLNNGENWVDYLPRIIQTWGDRTPKMHMSSPKSEKDFRSHADNINPDEFVNFISSLTQYNVDIILECKNKDDALLTLRREMKKRGVEAEAFASKS; encoded by the coding sequence TTGATCCGTTTGGGCTATGCCTGTATCAGCGTAAAGACGAAAAACAACCCAAACAAAAAAACGACAGTCGCGCAGCTGAATAAATTAGAACCCCAAGCACGCCTGAAAAAGCTGAGACAAATTTTGCAAACGAACTTTTTCAATCTGATGGACCTGCTAGCTTACAATGTGGAAAACCACATTTTCCTGTATCGCATCCCTTCAGAATTTGTACCATTAGCTACCCATACCGTTGCAGAAAACTGGGATTGGGCCAAGGAATTTGCCTGGGACTTTCAAAAGGCTGGGGAATTCATACGGAGAAAAGGTATTCGCATGACAGCCCATCCCGGTCATTTCAGTATCTTGAATAGTGAAAAACCTGCCATTGTTCAATCGGCGATCACCGATTTCAGTTATCATGCCCGCGTCTTTGATTTGCTTGGTTTGGATGACAACTCAGTGCTGGTGACTCACATCGGTGGTGGCATCGATGACAAAGCAGCCGCACTCGACAGGTTCGCTACCCATTTCGAACAACTCCCCGATTCTGTAAAAAGGCGACTCGTCGTCGAGAACGATGACACTTCCTTTACCATGGTCGAGGCATTAGAGCTATGTGAACGAATTGGTATTCCCATGGTCTTGGACATTCATCACCATCACTGTTTAAACAACGGAGAAAACTGGGTCGATTATTTGCCGCGTATCATTCAAACATGGGGAGACCGAACTCCCAAAATGCACATGTCCTCTCCAAAGTCGGAAAAAGATTTCCGTTCCCATGCGGACAACATAAATCCGGATGAGTTCGTGAACTTCATTTCTTCTCTGACCCAATACAATGTCGATATTATTCTGGAATGCAAAAACAAGGACGATGCGTTGCTGACTCTTCGCCGGGAGATGAAAAAACGAGGAGTTGAAGCAGAAGCTTTTGCCTCAAAATCTTGA
- a CDS encoding deoxynucleoside kinase, with translation MKSILITVEGPIGIGKTSLSRELSKAFQLELLEEIVYENPFLGKFYENIAEWSFQLEMFFLCNRYKQLQDIHSQYLNQGTSVVADYNIFKNTIFAKRTLSGDNLPKYLKIYDILTEDLPQAHLVIYLTASIDTVMNRIALRDREIERSMDVEYMENLIADYNEFMQAFEKHHPDTPVIKFDCDHLDFVHRPEDLRYVLEAIGPKVRELKSVQG, from the coding sequence ATGAAGTCCATATTGATAACCGTTGAGGGGCCCATTGGGATCGGCAAGACATCGCTATCGCGAGAATTGAGCAAAGCCTTTCAATTGGAGCTGCTGGAAGAGATTGTTTACGAAAATCCGTTTTTGGGCAAATTTTATGAAAACATAGCCGAGTGGAGCTTTCAGCTCGAGATGTTTTTCTTGTGCAACCGGTACAAACAGCTTCAGGATATTCATTCCCAGTATTTGAATCAAGGGACTTCTGTTGTCGCCGACTACAATATTTTCAAAAATACGATTTTTGCCAAACGAACTTTATCCGGTGACAACTTGCCCAAGTACCTCAAGATTTATGATATCCTGACAGAAGATTTGCCACAGGCTCATTTAGTCATTTATTTGACAGCATCCATCGATACGGTCATGAATCGCATCGCTTTGCGCGACCGGGAAATCGAAAGAAGCATGGACGTTGAGTACATGGAGAACTTGATCGCGGATTACAACGAGTTTATGCAAGCATTTGAAAAGCACCACCCGGATACGCCGGTCATCAAGTTTGATTGTGACCATTTGGACTTTGTGCATCGACCGGAAGATTTGCGCTACGTTCTGGAGGCAATCGGGCCAAAAGTACGTGAGCTGAAGTCAGTGCAAGGGTAA
- a CDS encoding aldo/keto reductase, with the protein MKYRRLGKTDLNVSVVGVGTWQFGGEWGMDFSQHDVDQILDKAKELGINLIDTAECYGDHLSESLIGDYLRRNRREDWVVATKFGHHFHDKFTRTNQYGAAEVLQQLDRSLGALKTDYIDLYQFHSGPDESFDNDELWTMLDKQVQAGKIRHLGLSIAKNENLHQTQSASQVNAKTIQVVYNRLDRKPEEAVFASCEQQDLGVLARVPLASGYLSGKYKPGSVFAGNDVRHRHDQEHVANLLKQVEEIKQNELPEGMDMAQWALAWCLKHPAVTTVIPGSKSPAQVEANAKAADFVSEDHPQAIVQ; encoded by the coding sequence ATGAAGTACCGCAGATTGGGGAAAACAGATCTGAATGTTTCGGTGGTTGGAGTAGGTACTTGGCAATTTGGCGGCGAATGGGGAATGGACTTTTCTCAACACGACGTCGATCAGATCCTGGACAAGGCAAAAGAACTCGGTATTAATTTGATCGATACTGCAGAATGCTATGGCGATCATTTGTCCGAGAGCCTGATCGGGGATTACCTTCGTAGAAATCGTCGTGAAGACTGGGTCGTAGCCACCAAATTCGGTCATCATTTTCATGACAAGTTCACCCGTACGAACCAATATGGGGCGGCAGAAGTATTGCAGCAACTCGATCGCTCTTTGGGAGCTCTGAAAACGGATTACATTGATTTGTATCAGTTCCATTCCGGTCCAGATGAGTCCTTTGATAACGACGAGCTTTGGACCATGCTCGATAAACAAGTACAAGCAGGGAAAATCAGACATCTGGGCCTCTCTATCGCCAAAAATGAAAACCTGCATCAGACACAGTCCGCGTCGCAGGTAAATGCAAAAACCATTCAAGTCGTGTACAACCGCTTAGATCGTAAACCTGAGGAAGCTGTATTTGCTTCCTGCGAGCAGCAAGATCTGGGAGTCTTGGCACGTGTGCCTTTGGCGAGTGGATACTTGAGTGGCAAATACAAGCCAGGTTCCGTTTTTGCGGGGAACGATGTCAGACACCGTCACGATCAGGAGCACGTCGCTAATCTTCTCAAACAGGTGGAAGAGATCAAGCAAAATGAATTACCTGAAGGAATGGATATGGCGCAGTGGGCATTGGCCTGGTGCCTCAAGCATCCTGCTGTCACGACCGTCATTCCGGGAAGCAAAAGCCCGGCTCAGGTGGAAGCGAATGCCAAAGCAGCAGATTTCGTGAGCGAAGATCATCCGCAAGCGATCGTACAATAA
- a CDS encoding acyl-CoA thioesterase produces the protein MKFKTTQDSRTIQASLVQPSDTNYHGTIFGGTMMAYVDEVAAIAAMRHSRRPVVTASIDSIDFLAPVKMGHSICLEAFVSSTGRTSMEVFVKVISENLQTGVRVLTATSFLTFVALDEAGNPTDVPSIVPETDEEKRLMASAEERKKMRKERKANTQAFISQLTIEKTI, from the coding sequence ATGAAATTCAAGACAACCCAAGACTCTCGAACCATTCAGGCTTCTCTGGTTCAACCTTCTGACACGAATTATCACGGTACGATCTTTGGGGGCACGATGATGGCCTATGTAGATGAAGTGGCCGCCATCGCTGCGATGCGCCATTCGCGTCGCCCAGTCGTAACGGCTTCTATAGACTCCATCGATTTCCTGGCACCCGTCAAAATGGGGCATTCCATTTGTCTCGAAGCGTTTGTTTCTTCTACAGGAAGAACGTCAATGGAAGTTTTTGTGAAGGTGATATCAGAAAATCTGCAAACGGGCGTACGCGTTTTGACCGCAACCTCGTTTCTCACCTTCGTCGCTTTGGACGAAGCTGGCAACCCTACGGATGTGCCTAGCATCGTTCCGGAAACCGATGAGGAGAAGCGATTGATGGCGTCAGCTGAAGAACGCAAGAAAATGCGTAAAGAGCGCAAAGCCAACACACAAGCGTTTATCAGCCAGCTGACGATTGAAAAGACGATCTAA
- the hutH gene encoding histidine ammonia-lyase, protein MNQQTNVLKMDGNHLGIEEVVSIARNGVRIELTADALENVRQSRNMVEQIIKEQRVVYGITTGFGKFSDVMISGDDVSNLQENLIMSHACGMGEPYPLEVVRSMMALRINALAKGFSGIREETLLHLVELCNRGVHPIIPQQGSLGASGDLAPLAHMVLVMLGKGEAEVNGQRLSGKAALEQVGLAPIRLQAKEGLALINGTQAMTAQLCLALYDSRVLMESAEVISAMTVEALRGIPKAFDPQLHLVRPHPGQQESARKLLIHLQGSERTTDQGELRVQDPYSLRCIPQVHGATRDTLEYVWTTVTRECNSVTDNPILFTETGDIISGGNFHGQPMAFAADFMAIAIAELANISERRTERLVNPQLSGLPGFLTENGGLHSGFMITQYVAASIVSENKVLCHPASVDSIPSSANQEDHVSMGTTATRKLRTVVANTTKVLAIEYLAAAQAIDFGSGALGKGTGRAYEQIRKVIPRLTDDREMHPDLLQAEKLVHEGSLMWV, encoded by the coding sequence ATGAATCAGCAAACAAACGTTTTGAAAATGGATGGGAATCACTTGGGTATTGAAGAGGTTGTGTCCATCGCCAGAAATGGTGTTCGGATTGAGCTTACAGCGGATGCTTTAGAAAATGTGCGACAATCCCGCAACATGGTCGAGCAAATAATCAAGGAGCAACGCGTGGTTTATGGCATCACTACCGGTTTTGGCAAATTTTCCGATGTAATGATCTCCGGTGACGATGTGAGCAATCTGCAGGAGAACCTTATTATGAGTCACGCGTGCGGCATGGGTGAACCTTATCCCTTGGAAGTCGTTCGCTCCATGATGGCACTCCGTATTAATGCATTAGCCAAAGGCTTCTCTGGTATCCGTGAAGAAACGCTACTCCACCTCGTCGAGCTATGCAATCGTGGTGTCCATCCGATTATTCCTCAACAGGGTTCTTTGGGTGCAAGCGGTGACCTCGCCCCTCTCGCCCATATGGTATTGGTTATGTTGGGCAAGGGCGAAGCTGAAGTAAATGGTCAGCGTCTATCTGGCAAAGCTGCTCTAGAGCAGGTAGGCCTCGCTCCCATTCGTCTCCAAGCCAAAGAAGGTCTTGCCCTCATCAACGGGACACAAGCCATGACCGCACAACTCTGCCTGGCACTTTACGATTCACGTGTTCTGATGGAGAGTGCCGAGGTCATTTCCGCCATGACAGTGGAAGCTCTGCGGGGCATACCGAAAGCGTTTGACCCGCAGCTCCATCTCGTACGCCCTCATCCTGGCCAACAAGAATCGGCACGCAAGCTTCTCATTCACCTCCAAGGTAGCGAGAGAACGACAGATCAAGGAGAATTGCGCGTGCAAGATCCGTACAGCCTGCGCTGCATTCCACAGGTACATGGCGCTACCCGAGATACCCTCGAATATGTCTGGACAACGGTCACGCGCGAATGCAATAGCGTCACAGACAACCCTATATTGTTTACGGAGACAGGCGATATCATCTCCGGCGGCAACTTCCATGGACAGCCCATGGCCTTTGCAGCTGATTTTATGGCGATCGCCATTGCGGAGCTGGCCAACATTTCTGAGCGTCGCACGGAGCGGCTCGTCAATCCACAGCTGAGTGGACTCCCTGGCTTCCTGACGGAAAATGGAGGGCTTCACTCTGGATTTATGATTACCCAATACGTGGCAGCCTCTATTGTTTCTGAAAATAAAGTGTTGTGCCATCCTGCTTCCGTCGATTCCATCCCTTCTTCCGCCAACCAGGAAGATCACGTGAGCATGGGAACCACAGCTACTCGCAAATTGCGCACAGTCGTCGCCAATACGACAAAAGTTCTCGCTATCGAATATTTGGCCGCAGCGCAAGCGATTGATTTTGGTTCGGGCGCTCTCGGAAAAGGTACAGGACGCGCCTATGAACAGATTCGAAAAGTCATTCCACGTCTCACTGACGACAGAGAGATGCACCCTGATTTGCTCCAAGCAGAGAAGCTGGTTCATGAAGGATCTCTCATGTGGGTGTAA
- a CDS encoding deoxynucleoside kinase, translating to MSRFQNSHIREKYGIPNNAVITIGGTVGVGKSTFTHALAEQLGFRVSVEKVDNNPYLSRYYGDLSRWGFHLQIFFLAERFKEQKRMFDYGGGFVQDRSIYEDTGIFARMLYEQGNMTEEDYRTYTELFEAMVMTPYFPHPDILIYLEGSFDDIIDRVKERGRPMEQQTPVDYWQDLFGRYEKWIGSFTACPILRVNINEYDVVEDPSSVERIIARVAEKIRIGRATRL from the coding sequence ATGTCTAGGTTTCAAAACAGCCATATCCGTGAAAAATACGGAATACCAAACAATGCGGTCATCACTATCGGTGGAACGGTAGGGGTAGGCAAATCAACATTCACACATGCGCTAGCCGAGCAGTTGGGTTTTCGCGTGTCTGTTGAAAAAGTGGACAACAACCCGTATTTGAGCCGTTATTACGGTGATTTGTCGCGTTGGGGCTTTCATTTGCAAATTTTCTTTTTGGCTGAGCGTTTCAAGGAACAAAAGCGTATGTTTGACTATGGTGGAGGATTTGTTCAAGATCGCTCCATTTATGAAGATACAGGCATTTTTGCTCGCATGCTGTACGAGCAAGGGAATATGACAGAAGAGGACTACCGTACGTATACGGAATTGTTCGAAGCGATGGTCATGACGCCGTACTTCCCTCACCCGGATATTTTAATCTATCTGGAAGGCAGCTTTGACGACATCATCGACCGCGTGAAGGAGCGGGGACGTCCCATGGAACAACAGACCCCAGTCGATTACTGGCAGGATTTGTTTGGACGCTACGAAAAGTGGATCGGGTCTTTTACCGCCTGTCCAATCTTGCGAGTCAACATCAACGAGTACGATGTCGTAGAGGACCCATCCTCCGTGGAGCGCATCATCGCTCGCGTAGCAGAAAAGATTCGCATCGGCAGAGCAACACGATTGTAG
- a CDS encoding DUF4179 domain-containing protein codes for MQEDQSFKQLEKELWNEKERMENITVPESIDRYIRNGMQLAKQRRIRHRHRTLARWGSAMAVGILMMGLFFSIRLSPVVAAYVSHLPGMEKLVELIRDDKGLQMAAKHDLVQSIGASAAHDGVSFTVDQVLMDQKRMIVFYTIRHEQDGHAVDLENVSFSDKNGSDWVAGYSWSSSGESVATSIEQNRLDIFWENTPNVPDTLTAKVTLSVDQKKLETPFQVTFPINKTKYETLKESVYPVNQDVTIDGQRFTVSQIVVYPTQTEVSIQFDPANTKHIFDFDRLRLEDEKGRTYAFWGNGIPSTKDGQNKVTYNLESNYFEQPEKLVLKADGIRALDKDKLQVVIDGKKGTLIKAPDSRLQLTALRQNEDVVGMDFLLKVEKQDENRFSSFGYELTDDRGNQYEHVSGSSSSGDPSDVKSSQRYGSLYKRTTAKGTPDTYTFTLTDYPSRLSDGFTLQIK; via the coding sequence ATGCAAGAGGATCAGTCATTCAAACAGCTCGAAAAGGAATTATGGAATGAAAAAGAACGGATGGAAAACATCACGGTGCCTGAAAGCATCGATCGTTATATACGCAACGGAATGCAGCTGGCAAAACAACGGCGGATAAGACATCGTCACAGGACCTTGGCTCGGTGGGGATCGGCAATGGCCGTCGGCATCCTTATGATGGGGCTATTTTTTTCCATACGCCTCTCCCCCGTTGTCGCTGCGTATGTAAGTCATCTCCCAGGCATGGAAAAGCTCGTCGAACTTATACGGGATGACAAAGGGTTGCAAATGGCGGCAAAGCATGACTTGGTGCAATCAATCGGGGCTAGCGCGGCACATGATGGGGTGAGCTTTACGGTGGATCAGGTGTTGATGGATCAGAAGCGTATGATCGTTTTTTATACGATCCGCCATGAGCAGGACGGTCATGCGGTTGACTTGGAGAATGTAAGCTTTTCCGACAAGAATGGATCGGACTGGGTAGCAGGCTACAGTTGGTCTTCGAGTGGTGAATCGGTAGCAACAAGTATTGAACAGAATCGCCTTGACATTTTCTGGGAGAATACACCAAACGTTCCGGACACACTTACAGCAAAAGTCACTCTCTCTGTCGATCAGAAAAAGCTGGAAACACCTTTTCAAGTCACGTTCCCTATCAATAAAACCAAGTATGAGACCTTAAAAGAAAGTGTCTATCCTGTCAACCAGGACGTGACAATCGATGGCCAACGCTTCACCGTTTCCCAGATCGTCGTTTATCCGACGCAGACTGAGGTGAGCATACAATTCGACCCGGCCAATACCAAGCATATTTTCGACTTCGACCGCTTGCGCCTGGAGGATGAAAAAGGACGTACCTATGCGTTCTGGGGGAATGGAATACCTTCCACGAAAGACGGACAAAACAAGGTCACTTACAATCTGGAGAGCAACTACTTTGAACAACCGGAAAAACTGGTGCTCAAAGCTGACGGGATCCGGGCGCTGGACAAAGACAAGTTACAAGTCGTCATCGATGGCAAGAAAGGCACGCTCATCAAGGCGCCTGACTCCCGCCTCCAGCTGACTGCATTACGACAAAATGAAGATGTGGTGGGAATGGACTTTCTCTTGAAAGTCGAGAAACAAGATGAAAATCGCTTCAGCTCTTTTGGGTACGAACTCACGGATGATCGGGGAAATCAGTACGAGCACGTAAGCGGGTCATCGTCATCTGGAGATCCATCTGACGTAAAGTCCAGCCAGAGGTACGGCTCACTGTATAAACGGACGACAGCGAAAGGCACTCCCGATACGTACACCTTTACTCTTACAGACTACCCGTCCCGCCTCTCGGATGGCTTCACGCTTCAAATCAAATAG
- a CDS encoding 4a-hydroxytetrahydrobiopterin dehydratase — MSKLSLEQVKLYLGKVPGWKLVEDRMALSRTYHCRDFGTAISFVNRVAELLEYDSQHVEIHVNGGLVTFTLATREAKGLTGKDFALAQTISKVS, encoded by the coding sequence TTGAGTAAACTGTCTTTGGAGCAGGTCAAACTGTATTTGGGCAAAGTGCCTGGCTGGAAGTTGGTCGAAGATCGGATGGCATTATCCCGTACTTATCATTGTCGTGATTTTGGTACAGCGATCAGCTTCGTGAATCGGGTAGCCGAGCTATTGGAGTATGACAGCCAGCACGTAGAAATTCATGTGAATGGCGGGTTGGTAACGTTTACTTTAGCAACCCGTGAAGCAAAAGGATTGACAGGCAAAGATTTTGCACTCGCTCAAACCATCAGCAAAGTGAGCTAG
- a CDS encoding DUF3109 family protein: MKPQQRYRYVGTPDPMTQKEAYHCEKYIKKNRGEFVRAGEYWVDVSALLSLFHLDCWNCRTVHRETCCEGGQPYAVEKGQIPVMEAELPNIAARLKEEGERKNWLEKGIWDVSQLPGTIRMRHGDCLFYQENNGKYGCAIHAYAEQTGRELHPLKPFSCQLYPIDLIETGEGILLTAVTTETSSFSRWGTDYLEHFYCASIERRKLAVHVDDTLFALDGYRPAYEWNLPLLRYLLQDQSPQVETILTERYLRVGLGI; the protein is encoded by the coding sequence ATGAAACCGCAGCAACGATATCGTTATGTCGGTACGCCTGATCCGATGACACAAAAAGAGGCGTACCACTGTGAAAAATACATCAAGAAGAATCGTGGCGAGTTCGTTCGAGCAGGGGAGTATTGGGTGGATGTGTCTGCCTTGCTTTCCCTCTTTCATCTCGATTGCTGGAATTGCCGGACCGTTCACCGTGAGACCTGCTGTGAAGGTGGACAACCATACGCGGTTGAAAAGGGACAGATTCCCGTAATGGAAGCAGAGCTGCCAAACATCGCGGCTCGCTTGAAAGAAGAAGGAGAGCGTAAAAATTGGCTGGAGAAGGGCATTTGGGATGTGAGTCAACTGCCAGGGACGATCCGTATGCGTCACGGCGACTGTCTCTTTTATCAAGAGAATAACGGTAAGTACGGCTGCGCGATTCACGCGTACGCGGAACAGACCGGACGAGAGCTCCACCCGCTCAAGCCATTTAGCTGTCAATTGTATCCGATTGATTTGATTGAGACAGGAGAAGGGATCTTGTTAACCGCTGTTACGACAGAGACTTCTTCATTCTCACGTTGGGGAACTGACTATCTGGAGCATTTTTATTGCGCCAGTATCGAACGGCGCAAGCTTGCTGTACATGTGGACGATACGTTGTTTGCACTGGATGGATATCGACCTGCTTATGAATGGAATCTACCATTACTCCGGTATTTGCTACAAGATCAGTCACCACAAGTAGAAACGATTCTGACAGAACGTTACCTGCGCGTAGGTCTTGGCATCTGA